A portion of the Hoylesella buccalis ATCC 35310 genome contains these proteins:
- a CDS encoding BACON domain-containing protein gives MKRIHGILGVFFLLIGFVACSRDEVDNPYAKESTIRVDSCSVLFQAAPSTGHVKVVAPHGITKVESEHPWCTATVSGDVVTVKVEENAGALGRSSVLKIYSGDDFTKVTVQQTGIIFAMEGGNAMAFNDAKRSFSLALKHNVDVKLTSMADWITCSLKDGEVSIDLTKNDTGHMRQGYIKYQAGSTIVDSIKITQCDFDKDIVGMYHLVFYKDANKTQKGAVNVKITKGYMKFPGLFTEKLNVDFDSETATLSIPSCQYLGEMQSLYLYTYYESEKYWTVSNSKAVSLAPFSYSEKEGTTAPLTAIINGEEMQAMVIGAFKKKTTPPKSANLAGSALDLFYPYLVKITE, from the coding sequence ATGAAAAGAATACATGGAATATTAGGAGTCTTCTTTCTTCTTATAGGCTTCGTGGCCTGTAGCAGGGACGAAGTGGACAACCCTTATGCAAAGGAATCTACTATTCGGGTAGACAGTTGCTCGGTGTTGTTCCAGGCAGCTCCGTCTACTGGGCATGTCAAGGTAGTGGCTCCTCATGGAATCACGAAAGTAGAGTCGGAGCACCCATGGTGTACGGCAACTGTCAGTGGCGATGTGGTGACCGTCAAGGTGGAGGAAAACGCTGGAGCCTTAGGTCGCTCATCGGTTCTGAAGATTTATTCGGGTGACGATTTTACAAAGGTAACCGTGCAGCAGACAGGCATCATCTTCGCCATGGAGGGAGGCAATGCCATGGCTTTCAATGATGCTAAACGCTCATTCAGCCTCGCACTGAAACATAATGTGGACGTTAAGCTCACCAGTATGGCAGATTGGATTACCTGTTCGTTGAAAGACGGAGAGGTGTCTATAGACCTCACGAAGAACGACACAGGACACATGCGGCAGGGCTACATCAAGTATCAAGCTGGTTCAACCATCGTAGACTCTATTAAAATCACGCAGTGTGATTTTGATAAGGATATTGTTGGTATGTATCATCTGGTGTTCTATAAGGATGCAAATAAGACACAAAAGGGTGCGGTCAACGTTAAAATTACAAAGGGATACATGAAGTTCCCGGGCTTGTTTACTGAGAAACTGAATGTGGATTTCGATTCAGAAACTGCGACATTATCAATACCTTCTTGCCAGTATCTTGGTGAAATGCAAAGTTTATACTTGTATACCTATTATGAGTCTGAGAAATATTGGACCGTAAGCAACAGCAAGGCTGTTTCTTTGGCTCCCTTCTCTTATTCAGAGAAAGAAGGAACTACGGCACCGCTGACCGCAATCATCAATGGTGAGGAAATGCAAGCAATGGTTATTGGCGCATTCAAGAAAAAAACAACTCCACCCAAGAGTGCAAACTTGGCGGGTAGTGCCCTTGATCTTTTCTATCCTTATCTGGTAAAAATCACTGAATAG
- the queA gene encoding tRNA preQ1(34) S-adenosylmethionine ribosyltransferase-isomerase QueA produces the protein MKLSQFKFNLPEELVALYPHSVYHEIVDDKGEKHISRMTRRDESRLMVLHRKSQTIDMFQKNKKGKPVEGQYLEFRHVLDYFDEGDTFIFNDTKVFPARLYGTKEKTDAKIEVFLLRELNREMRLWDVLVEPARKIRIGNKLFFDESGTMVAEVIDNTTSRGRTLRFLYDCPHEEFKQELFALGEAPLPRYILNQREVPHADAHDMEDFQTIFAKNEGAVTAAATGLHVSREMMKRMEIKGIHFAYITLHCGLSAFNNIEVEDLTKHKMDSEPMKIDAQACKIVNKAKQEGHRVCAVGTSVVKATETAVGTDGLLKEYDGWTSKFIFPPYDFGLADTMIANFYHSMSPLLMETAAFGGYELVMEAYNLAVKHGYKFGCYGDSLLILDD, from the coding sequence ATGAAACTATCACAATTCAAATTCAATTTACCGGAAGAGCTTGTTGCTCTGTATCCTCATAGTGTTTACCATGAGATAGTTGATGACAAAGGAGAAAAGCATATCTCCCGAATGACGCGTCGTGACGAATCTCGATTGATGGTCTTGCATCGTAAGTCGCAGACCATTGACATGTTCCAGAAGAACAAAAAGGGCAAACCTGTAGAGGGGCAGTACTTGGAGTTCCGTCATGTACTCGACTATTTTGATGAAGGTGACACGTTCATCTTCAATGATACAAAGGTATTTCCTGCCCGCTTGTATGGAACAAAAGAAAAGACGGATGCCAAGATAGAGGTCTTTCTCTTACGCGAGCTCAATCGTGAAATGCGCCTGTGGGACGTGTTGGTGGAGCCTGCGCGTAAGATACGCATTGGTAACAAGTTGTTCTTTGATGAAAGCGGAACCATGGTTGCTGAGGTAATCGATAACACCACGAGTCGTGGACGAACGCTTCGTTTTCTTTACGACTGTCCTCATGAGGAGTTCAAGCAAGAACTTTTTGCGCTCGGTGAGGCACCATTGCCTCGTTATATCCTCAACCAGCGTGAGGTTCCGCATGCCGATGCGCACGACATGGAAGATTTCCAAACCATCTTCGCCAAGAATGAAGGAGCCGTAACTGCCGCCGCTACTGGTCTGCATGTTAGTCGAGAGATGATGAAACGGATGGAGATCAAGGGCATTCATTTTGCTTATATCACCCTGCATTGTGGCCTCAGTGCGTTCAATAACATTGAGGTGGAAGACCTGACGAAGCATAAGATGGACTCTGAGCCGATGAAGATAGATGCCCAGGCCTGCAAGATTGTCAACAAAGCAAAGCAAGAAGGGCATCGTGTTTGTGCCGTTGGAACGAGCGTTGTCAAGGCAACTGAAACGGCTGTCGGTACAGATGGCTTGCTGAAAGAGTACGATGGTTGGACCAGTAAGTTCATCTTCCCACCGTACGACTTTGGTCTGGCAGATACGATGATTGCCAATTTCTATCACAGTATGTCGCCTTTGCTCATGGAAACAGCTGCGTTTGGTGGCTACGAGCTGGTGATGGAAGCCTACAACCTGGCCGTGAAGCATGGTTATAAGTTTGGGTGTTACGGCGATTCACTCTTGATTTTGGACGATTAA
- a CDS encoding cell division protein FtsX yields the protein MGKKRNRTSSHRGLQAITLCISTALVLILLGLVVFSTLTGRNLSSYVKENLVVQLILENDMTNPEAQKICADIKKRPYIKRLDYISKEQALKEITAAMGSDPSEFTDGENPCPASIEVTLRSNYANNDSLKWITDELKKYPKVNQINYQKELIDSVNRNLAKTGLVMLVLAILLTTVSFSLINNTVRLDIYARRFSIHTMKLVGASWSFIRRPFVNRAIWIGLIAGLIANTVLAACIYGLYVSEPDILSVVTWRDMAVTSAVVFLFGIIITAICAHISVNKFLRMKAGELYNI from the coding sequence ATGGGAAAAAAACGAAATAGAACCAGTAGTCATCGTGGACTACAGGCCATTACTCTTTGTATTAGCACAGCCTTGGTGCTTATTTTATTGGGATTGGTTGTGTTTTCAACGCTTACCGGCAGGAATCTTTCTTCGTATGTCAAGGAGAATTTGGTGGTGCAACTGATTTTGGAAAATGACATGACAAATCCTGAAGCTCAGAAGATTTGTGCCGACATCAAGAAGCGACCTTATATTAAACGCTTGGATTATATCAGTAAAGAACAGGCCCTTAAGGAGATTACGGCGGCCATGGGAAGCGACCCTTCCGAGTTTACCGATGGCGAGAATCCCTGCCCTGCCTCCATTGAGGTGACACTCAGGTCGAATTATGCCAATAATGATTCGTTGAAATGGATTACCGACGAATTGAAGAAATATCCCAAAGTCAATCAGATTAATTATCAAAAAGAGTTGATAGACAGCGTCAACCGCAACCTGGCTAAGACGGGTTTGGTGATGTTGGTGTTAGCCATTTTGCTCACCACCGTATCATTCTCCCTGATCAACAATACCGTTCGACTGGACATCTACGCACGGCGCTTCTCCATACACACCATGAAACTCGTGGGTGCCTCATGGAGCTTCATCCGCCGACCGTTTGTCAATCGTGCGATATGGATAGGTTTGATAGCCGGCTTGATAGCCAACACCGTGCTGGCTGCATGTATCTATGGCTTGTATGTCTCTGAACCTGACATCTTGAGCGTTGTCACATGGCGCGACATGGCCGTCACATCGGCTGTGGTGTTCTTGTTCGGCATCATCATTACGGCTATCTGCGCACATATTTCCGTGAACAAGTTCTTGCGGATGAAGGCTGGTGAATTATATAACATCTAA
- a CDS encoding undecaprenyl-diphosphate phosphatase, which yields MSIIETIILAIVEGLTEFLPVSSTGHMIITRDLLGMEANDPFINAFIVIIQFGAILSVVTLYWKRFFRLDHTPAPAGSTPVRAFLHKWDFYWKLLVAFIPAAVIGLLANHLIEKMLGSVVVVAVMLVIGGVFMLFCDRLFNHGSESTPLTEKRALRVGLFQCIAMIPGVSRSMATIVGGMAQGLTRKRAAEFSFFLAVPTMFAATCLDVFKLIKNGGVEALSAHVPTLLLGSGVAFVVALLAMKWFVAFLTKYGFKAFGVYRIIVGGAILIWLMMGHQLAMVD from the coding sequence ATGAGCATTATAGAGACCATCATTCTGGCAATCGTTGAGGGGTTGACAGAATTTTTGCCCGTGTCTTCGACGGGACACATGATTATCACGCGCGACTTGTTGGGCATGGAGGCCAACGATCCGTTTATCAATGCCTTCATTGTCATCATTCAGTTTGGTGCCATCCTGTCGGTTGTGACGCTCTACTGGAAGCGATTCTTCCGGCTCGACCACACGCCAGCACCGGCAGGAAGTACGCCAGTCAGAGCTTTCTTGCACAAATGGGACTTTTACTGGAAGCTGTTAGTGGCCTTCATACCAGCCGCTGTTATCGGATTACTGGCTAACCATTTGATTGAAAAGATGTTGGGAAGCGTTGTAGTGGTTGCGGTGATGTTGGTTATTGGTGGTGTTTTCATGTTGTTTTGCGACCGCCTGTTCAATCATGGAAGCGAGTCTACGCCGCTGACAGAGAAGAGAGCTTTGCGGGTAGGACTGTTCCAATGCATTGCAATGATACCGGGTGTCTCGCGATCGATGGCCACCATCGTGGGAGGAATGGCGCAAGGACTGACGCGTAAACGTGCAGCCGAGTTCTCGTTCTTTTTGGCTGTGCCCACCATGTTCGCAGCCACCTGTCTCGATGTGTTTAAGTTAATCAAGAATGGAGGTGTGGAAGCCTTGTCCGCGCATGTGCCCACTTTGCTGCTGGGCAGTGGCGTTGCCTTTGTCGTAGCGTTGCTGGCCATGAAATGGTTTGTGGCTTTCCTCACCAAGTATGGCTTCAAAGCCTTTGGCGTATATCGCATCATTGTCGGCGGTGCCATCTTGATTTGGTTGATGATGGGACATCAGTTGGCTATGGTTGATTAG
- the folK gene encoding 2-amino-4-hydroxy-6-hydroxymethyldihydropteridine diphosphokinase produces MTKEHIVYLALGANLGDRRRAIRQAIVRIAEQIGPVERQSSLYETQPWGFSSPHAFINACICCRTTMSPLQVLRATQKIEKEMGRVEKTHDEVYQDRCIDIDILLFDHLNIQTPELTIPHPLMHEREFVMVPLREILKEGE; encoded by the coding sequence ATGACTAAAGAGCATATCGTTTATCTCGCACTTGGTGCCAATTTGGGTGATAGGCGGCGAGCCATTCGCCAAGCTATTGTAAGAATAGCAGAACAGATTGGTCCCGTAGAACGCCAGTCTTCGCTCTACGAAACACAGCCATGGGGATTCTCATCGCCCCATGCTTTCATCAATGCTTGCATCTGTTGTCGCACCACCATGAGTCCGCTTCAGGTGTTAAGAGCTACCCAGAAAATCGAAAAAGAGATGGGGCGAGTGGAGAAGACGCACGATGAAGTTTACCAAGATCGCTGCATTGACATCGACATCTTGTTGTTTGACCATCTCAACATCCAAACTCCCGAACTGACAATTCCACATCCATTGATGCATGAGCGCGAGTTTGTGATGGTTCCTTTGCGTGAGATACTCAAAGAAGGAGAATAA
- a CDS encoding DUF3098 domain-containing protein, which produces MDRRNFAFDKVNFILLAVGMMIVIIGFLLMSGGGSTETTYNPDIFSVRRIKVAPVVCFIGFVSMIYAIVRRPKDQHTEE; this is translated from the coding sequence ATGGATAGAAGAAACTTCGCATTCGACAAGGTCAACTTCATATTGTTGGCCGTCGGTATGATGATTGTCATCATTGGCTTCCTCCTAATGAGTGGAGGAGGCTCTACAGAAACGACATACAATCCGGACATCTTCAGCGTTCGCCGCATCAAGGTGGCTCCGGTGGTATGTTTCATCGGCTTTGTGTCAATGATTTATGCCATTGTTCGTAGACCCAAGGATCAGCATACTGAAGAATAA
- the truB gene encoding tRNA pseudouridine(55) synthase TruB: protein MNFYTGEIFAIDKPYGMTSFGALAHVRYVISRKLGVKRIKIGHAGTLDPLATGVLVLCTGKATKQIEQLQAHDKEYTCTLQLGATTASYDKEHEVNQTFPTEHITRERIDEALKQFVGDIQQTPPTFSACKVDGERSYNLRRAGEEVVLKPKNVRIDEIEVMDFDSTTMLLQLRVVCGKGTYIRALARDLGRALDSGAYLTALRRTRVGAIKVENSINFDHFKEWLDQQEIDEKHQ, encoded by the coding sequence GTGAACTTTTATACAGGAGAAATATTTGCCATTGACAAGCCTTATGGCATGACCAGTTTTGGTGCTTTGGCCCATGTGCGGTATGTTATATCTCGCAAGTTGGGCGTCAAACGAATAAAAATAGGTCATGCCGGCACGTTGGATCCATTAGCCACGGGGGTGTTGGTGTTGTGTACGGGGAAAGCAACCAAGCAAATTGAGCAGTTGCAGGCACACGATAAGGAATATACCTGCACGCTCCAGTTGGGGGCAACCACTGCGAGTTATGATAAAGAACACGAGGTTAACCAGACATTCCCAACCGAACACATCACACGTGAGCGCATCGATGAGGCACTGAAACAGTTCGTTGGCGACATTCAACAAACCCCACCAACCTTCAGTGCGTGCAAGGTAGACGGCGAACGCTCATACAACTTGCGTCGCGCAGGCGAGGAAGTGGTGCTCAAACCGAAAAACGTTAGAATTGACGAGATAGAGGTGATGGATTTTGATTCAACGACCATGCTGCTCCAGTTGCGTGTCGTTTGTGGTAAAGGAACGTATATCAGAGCCCTGGCTCGTGACCTGGGACGCGCTTTGGACAGTGGGGCATACCTCACAGCACTGCGCCGGACCCGAGTGGGGGCTATCAAAGTAGAAAACAGTATTAACTTCGATCACTTTAAAGAGTGGTTGGATCAACAAGAAATAGACGAAAAACACCAATAA